A window of Ferrimicrobium sp. genomic DNA:
GTTCCTATTGCCGGTGCGTAACCTTGCATTACTTCATACACTAAATTGACGTAGCTGGGCGAAAAAGACATCGAACCTTCGCCGCCACCGCCTCCGCCTCCGACAGTCTCCCCAGGTTGCGCCTGTACCACTGGAGACTCGTTCGCTGTCAACCCGATCCCAGTTCCAAGGCTAGCGAGTCCAAGACTCAGGGCTACGACTGCCCCCCCCCGAACCATGTTCCGTACCTTCATCATTACCCCCTTCTGGTAATCATCGCTACTGGAGTTATCGTCTGATGCAATTCAAAACCTAACACATCATGGCGACGATTGCACGGCATTTTGAGATATTCCCAAAAGTTTGTCATTGAGCTGGAGGTTTGGCAGAGTGGTTCTGGGAATGCCAGTTAAAGACAGGAAGTGGTATTCGGATGGGCAGATGATTTGGTCCTAGTAAGGGTTCTAGACTGTTGGCTTGTGGCCCAGGATCTCAACATTGCCGAGCGATCCGAGGCACTCTTTGGAAGCGCTGATCTGATTGAGGCGGGCGTGGTGATCAAGGAGTGGCCACTACGTCAAAGAGATATTGGCCAAAGCGTGTCGTCCTCACTTGGCGTCAGCTTTTGGCCAAGCCAGTCTCTTCGCCCATTGAGAACGAGAAGGCCGAGAGGATCTGTGTTCGGCTATGGGGAGGACTAGACCGTGTTCCCAATTGGGTCGATGAGCACAGTGAGATGAGCCCGGCTGATAGGTCGCTTGAGATCCTCGCTGATCATGTTCGTCACCATTTGATCTGGGAGCTTGAGTTGAGGGAGCGAAAGCGGAAATGGATGGCTGAAGGTGAGCAGTCATAGCCATCAGCAGTCTCTGAAGCCTCGTTCTGGCCGGTCGATCAGGTCCCGCTGATTCAGCGAATGGTCCGTGCGTCGTCGCGTACAATCGTCACCTCTGGTGGATCCTCAATCCCGATCTTTACCGAACCGGCTTTCGTCTCCACGAGGTGATAAGAACACCCTCTCCGATTTTGACTTGTTCTCCGTCCTTGCGGGTAAGTACCAGCATCCATGCCTCCCTCTCTTGGATTCACGATAGCACTCCGAATGAGGGGTGGCAAGGCAGTGCTGGGCGCAGTTGCTCCGAGGTTTCGCTAGCAGGAAGATTCCAAGGTCATTGATGCTATATCGACTTTGCTGACCAAAGGCACCCCGAGCCAGGTTTGGATCCGAGAAGTCCGACGCAGTGTCTGAGCCACCCCCCATACTGATACTTCCCCGGCGAGTTGGCTTGTTCTCGATTGTCGCCGGAAGGCTAACCAGAGACAAAGGGTCACGCTGATGGATGTGATGCGCCCAAAGAAGAACCCAAGAACAATCCAGGGTTATTCAATACGCCCGTTAAGGGCAGAGTCGTCCAGTCGTTCAGTCATCCTTTGAAGGTACCGGGCTTCCAAAGATTTGGTGAAGGCCACTGTCATTTGCACCAAGACGAACTCAATCACCTTTGAGGTGACCGCTGGGGCCAAGTATGCCCAGAAGCTTATCTACGGCAGTCGCGAGTCGCGCAAACTCTATGCATCTGCCCGCAACACCATCGAGGGCTTCAACGGGTATGTGAAAGGCTCAGATCATGGAGCACTCGGTGATCCAGGGCGGAGGCGGGCAGCAGGATTGACCAATCAGTTCCTGTTTACCACCCTCATCTTGGCGGCCTCAAACATTCGAAAGATCATGAGTTTCATAAGAACGAAGGTCGATGCAACACTTCGGAGCCGCAAGCCACGACGGCGCGATTGCCGGAGTGATGTGATCGCTATCAAGGAAACTCCGCCTAGCACGTAGTTCCTCTTCTCCGTAAGTCTCGGCAATGACAAGTCCCTCATCGATCACGCGCTCGGTGAGAGACGTTCTTGTTTTTAGGCCAGAGTTTCACTCCAACTCATCGCAATGGTGGAAACTCGGCCTTCAGGGAGCAGACTTTTCCCGCGAGGGGGCACTTTTGGCGGTTTCGCAAACATGGATGGGACAGTTTCGCAAACCGCCCAAAGCTCGGGGGGGAGGACTCGAACCCCCAATGGCAGAGCCAGAATCTGCAGTGTTGCCAATTACACCACCCCCGAAGGTTCCTCTGATCCTAGCAGTTGTTACCCAGCTCACCGTCCAGTCTGGGTCGGTTCATCGGAGAGAACGGACTCTTCTTTCTCATTTCTAGGGGTGTGAATTCGCTGCAGTCTGAGCAAGCGCATTGATTCTGGCAACACATTCGTTCTGTCCAAGAATCGCCATGGAGCTAAAGAGAGGAGGGCCAACAGGAGCACCGGTTACGGCGAGACGGATGGGTGCCTGCAGCTTACGAAGATTGGTGCCAAGGCTGTCGGCACAGGCTCGTAGACAGGTCTCGATTTCGCCTGCAGTGAAGTCTTTTAGATCCAGTAGTGTCGCGCTGGCCTGGGTGAGGTAACTGAGGTCGTCGGCGCGTAGCTTCCCAACGAGCTCTACGTAATCTGGGGCAAAAGTGAAGAGAAACCCAATCATCTTGGGCAGCTCGGAGAGCGTACCGATTCGCGTCTGGACTTCAGGTGCGATACGGGCAAAGCGTTCTTCTCCATCTGGATGCATGGTGATGAGCGCTGCAACAAATGGACGGGCAACTGTTGCGAAGGATGCCATGGGGAGGGAGGCAAGGTAGGACTTGTTGAAGTGTAGCAAGCGTTGTTCGTCAAAGAAGGCGGGTGAATGGCCTACACGGTCGAGTGAAAAGGCTTGAACGAGTTCCGCCAGGGTAAAGAACTCACGATCATCCCCTGGATTCCAGCCGAGCAGTGCGAGGTAGTTGATCATCGGCTCAGGCAGGTAGCCGAGCTGTCGGTAGTCTTCGACCGCTACGCGATCGCGACGTTTCGAGAGTTTGCGACGTTGCTCGTTGACGAGAACGGGAAGATGGCCGAATTGAGGGATAGGGGCGCCTAAGGCCTGGTGAATGAGGACTGCCTTGGGTGTGGTGGGCAGGTGTTCTTCCGCGCGTAAAACTGTCGTAATGGCGAAGTCAATATCATCGATGACGTTCGCCAAGACATAGAGTGGAGCAAGTGAGGACTTCAAGATAATGAAGTCCTCGATGGATCCTCTCGGGAAAGTGACCTCACCACGAATCAGATCGGAGACGATCACCTCGGCGTCGGGAACGCGAAAGCGCAGTGCTCTGCCGGGACCCTGCTCGAGCCCGCGATCGCGACAGAAGCCGTCGTAACCAGGCGGCGTTCCGGGCGCTTTCCGAGCTTCAACTGCATCACGTGTGCAGTCGCACCAGTATGCGTGACCGCTCTTTAGGAGGTCGAAGGCGACTGATTGGTAGTGTTCGATCCTGCTCGATTGACGAATTGGACCTTCGTCCCAGTCAAGGCTAAGCCACTGGATGGCGCGATAGATCCCGTCAACCCATTCCTCGCGGTTTCGTTCAGTATCAGTGTCGTCAATCCTCAGTAGTAGCGATCCATGTGTTTGGCGCGCGACGAGCCAGTTGTAGAGAATTGTTCGAGCACTTCCAACATGGAAGAAGCCGGTCGGCGATGGAGCGAACCGAACCTTCTCTGGGCGGGACGGATGCAACAGCTCCTCCTTTGGGCTTTGGGTCAGACGATCATCCTAGCCTCGCCCTACAGAGGAGGTGCTTGTCGACACTAGTTGTACTGGTAAAACCCACGTCCTGCTTTACGCCCCAGCAACCCAGCTTCGCACATGCGTGATAGGAGTGGCGGTGGAGCATACAGTGGCTCTTTGAACTCTTCATAGAGAGACTCCGCAACTGCCATGGTGGTATCGAGGCCGATGAGGTCGGCGAGTGCAAGGGGTCCCATTGGATGAGCACAGCCGTCCACCATACCAGTATCGATGTCCTCGGCGGTAGCAAAACCGGATTCGAACATTCGCACCGCAGAGAGCAAGTAAGGGATGAGCAGTGCATTTACAATGAAGCCGGCGCGGTCTTTGGACTTGATCACATGTTTGCCCAGTTGCCCGGCTGCGAATTCGTTGGCCTGCTGTTCCACTTTGGCGTTGGTCATCAATGAAGTGACGACCTCGACAAGAGGCATGACTGGTACCGGATTGAAGAAATGAATGCCAACCACCTGCTCGGGACGCCCTGTCGCCATCGCCAGTTTCATGATCGGGATTGACGAGGTGTTGGAGGCGAGGACGGCGGTAGGATCCTCTACGATGGTGTCGATACGTTTGAAGACGGCGAGTTTGGTGGTCTCATCTTCGATCACCGCCTCGATCACGAGTTCCCTGTCGCCTAGCTGTTCCATGTCCGTGGTCACCAAGACGTGGCTGAGTGCCTCCTCTCGACTCTTTTCGTCGAGTTTTCCAGAGCGGACGCCACGATCGAGGGACTTCGTGATCCGAGCCAATCCTGCCTGCGCGGCACCAGCGTCAGCCTCGATGACGATCACATCAATGCCCCGTCGGGACGCAACCTCTGCAATGCCTGATCCCATCAGACCTGCTCCAATGACACCGAGTCGCTGAATCATTACTTACCTCCTAGGACTTGGCGAGCGATGACGATGCGTTGGACCTGGTTGGTTCCCTCATAGATCTGGGTGATCTTGGCGTCGCGCATCATCCTCTCGAGTGGAAAGTCTTTGGTATAGCCGTAGCCGCCAAGGAGCTGGAGGGCGTCGATGGTGGTGGACATGGCCACATCCGAAGCGAACATCTTGGCCATTGCCCCGTACTTGGTCAACTGCCCATCGGGGTCGTTGTCGATGAGCTGACACGCCTGATAGACCAGCCCCCGTGCCGCTTCGACCCGCGTTGCCATATCGGCGAGCATGAATTGAATGCCTTGATTATCCGCGATCGCCCGTCCGAATTGCTGTCGGTTTTTGATGTAGTCAGCTGCATAGTCAATAGCCCCTGTGGCGATCCCGACGGCCTGAGCGCCGATCGTTGGCCGTGATCGATCCAACGTGCCCATCGCGATGTAGAAGCCCTGTCCCTCTTCCCCGATACGATTCGCAACTGGTACGCGCACCTCGTCGAAGGTTATCTCACCGGTGGGGGAACCTCGGACGCCGAGCTTCTTCTCAAGTTTGGCCACCTTGACGCCCCAATCGGCCTCAACGAGGAAGGCGGTAATGCCTCGATGGCCGGCCTTTGGATCAGTCTTTGCGAAGACAGTATACGTATCGGAGATGCCCGCGTTGGTGATCCAGTACTTGGTACCAGTCAAGACGTAGTCGTCGCCATCGCGTACGGCCCTTGTCGTCATCGCGGCCACGTCGCTGCCTGCATCCGGTTCTGAGAGGCAATAGGAGGCCTGGGCATCTCCGGAGGCGACTCGCGGCAGATATTTGCGTTTGAGCTCCTCTGATCCCCAGTAGATCACCGGCGTCATCCCCAACTTGGAGATCAGCATCGTGAGTGATGTTGACGCACAGACGCGAGCGAGTTCCTCAACCATGATGGCGTTGGTGATGCCGTCCGCTCCTGCCCCCCCGTAGGCCTCAGGGATGCCGAGGGCAGGTAACTCCATCTCTTTGCATGCCTCAAAGCTCTTCCATGGAAAGCTTGCGGACTCGTCGACCTCTTGCGCGTGAGGCGCGATGCGGTTCTCGGCAAAGGATCGGAGGACCGAGCGAAATTGTTTGTGCTCCTCATTGAGTGCAAAGTTAGTCATTCCTCCATTGTGCACCCTCGCGACAACTTCTGCCAGTTTTGAGACGACGCCTTAGGTTCGAGCGAACGACGCCGATAAAAAATGTACGCAAGAAGTTTCGTGTGTCCTATGGTGTTTTAGATGGTGTGCGCTGCCGAGGGGCTGAGGTATGGAGGTAAATTCAGAGTCCGGTTCAGATCTGATAGCAGCGTGCCAGAGTTCTGAGGGGTCAAGGTTGGAGACTCGCAGAGTTCCCGGAAGAGTGATTAAGGCGTTGCGACAGCTCCTGCCCAAGCTTCGCGAACTCCTCGAGGCTGACCTCGGAAGTTTTCATGAGCGTGACGCCTCGGAGGTAGATCGGATTGCTCAGCTGATCACTGAGGAGTTCATCCGGCTCTTCTCCGAGCATCGCATCGACTACGAGGTGATTGCTCGCATTGGCGATGTACATCTCCGTATGAATATCCGCCCAACATGGATTGATCTCATCTACTCGCTGTATCGTACCGACTTGGCTGGAGTCCTCGACGAGTCGGAGCAGACACTGCTTTTGCTGCACGAGAAGGAACTCCTTGCGTGCACCAGCGAGGCGAGTATGCGCCTTTGGAGTGCCCGCGAGGCGCTCCAACAGACCATCGTTGAGGTGGCGAATCTGTTTGATCGGTATGTGCAGATGCCGGAGTCATTGCTAATAGAACAGCTGGTGGAGATGGTGCAGCGGGCCACGCAGGCGCCACTGGTCTATTTTGCCACCGTGCTCGGCACTCCAGCGACGGGGCTCGACGAAAAGATCTCCATTGTGGCAGCGGTTGGCGATGGGCGCGAGTATGTAGCCGATCTTGATTTCCGAACCGATCCAAATGACCTACGGGGCCAGGGTCCTGTGGGTATCGCTTTGCGCACTGGCGACGTCAGCTTGAGCTCTCGCGACGTCGAGAGTCGTTTTGAGCCTTGGATCGACAAACTGAAACGCTACGAGCTAGGCTCCGCCATTGTCGTGCCCTTCCCGCTCTCGTTGAACAGAAGTGCCGCTCTGGCTTTGTACCGGAGAGAGTCAGATCCGATGCCCGTCGATATCGAGGACATGATGGGTGCCCTTGGATCGGAGCTGGGTCGCCTTTTTGAGGCAAGAACCGCTTTCGCTCATGGACGGTTGCTCGATCGCATCATGGACGCCAAGATTGCCTTGCAACTGTCCATGACGACCGATTGGGTAATGGCGATGGGGGAGGTTGCCCAAAGTATCGTGGGGGAGACCTCGATTAGCCAGGCTGCTCTTCTCTGCTTGGATACACAATCGGGTTTGCTGCGTTGCGCGGGAGTTTGGGGTGAACTCAGTGACTCTGCCCGCGATGAGCTTCTTACTCTTGAGATATCGGTATCCGACGAGACCGGCCCGCCTGGTCCCTCTGTCACGTGTTTTCGGTCACAGCGCGAGATCGTGACTAACGGCCTGATCGGCCGTTCCCAAAGTTACGAGCTCAACGAGATGGCGGCCCTGTTGGCTCATGGCAGTGCTGTGCTGCGGCTTCCAATCGTGATGAGTGGTCGGAGTCAAGGTGTGATCATCTTTGCTATCGATGATCAGGCGGATCAGGGTATTGGTGAAGATGTCGTGCACTCGATCGACGAGCTGATTCGACAAGCCATCGCTCGGGTGGAACACAATCGTTCTGAGTGGGAGAACCGTTGGCTCAATAACCTGACCCTGACCGTCCTCCAGAGCGCCTCGATTATGGTATCTGCTCGCACGGAGGTCGAGCTTTTGCAGTCCTTCTGTGACGTGTTGGTGACCGAGAGTGTCTTTACCTCCTCGTGGGTCGCCGTCCCGAACCCAGACATGAATCGACTTGTCCCTTTGGCCAGCGCAGGACGTGGAGCTGAGGAGGTCGGCGCTCTCATGGTGCCACTGGATCTCGTCGGTGACGGCGGACCGTTGGCGTTGCGTGCAATCCGGAGTGATGCGGTCGTATGGAACCAAGATGAACTCGGTGATGTCACGGTAAGCCCGTGGATCGACTTTCTCCGAACCTTTGGTTGGAATTGTGGGGTGTCGCTCCCCATCCATCGCGATGGCAAAGTTTTTGCCGCTATCACGGTCATGTCGCAGGTCACCAACACTGTCACTCCCGCAGTGCTCTCACTGCTTGAGACGGTGGTCAAGATGATTGAGCAAGGGATCGCTGATTTGAACCTCAAGCAGGCACTTGAACGGGAGCGAAACGTCCAACGCATCGCGGCACGAACCGACATGCTCACCGGCCTGGATAACCGGCTCGCATTCGAGGAAAAAGTTCGCCATCTACTAGTTGCAGGTCGAGAGGTCGCCATTGGGATCCTTGATCTCGATGGTTTCAAAGAGTTGAATGATACAGCGGGGCACTGGGCTGGCGACAAGTTTTTGGAAGCGCTCGGTGCAGGTTTACGGTCACTCATCACTGGTGACGACTTTGTCTCTCGCCTTGGCGGTGATGAGTTTGGTTTCTGCGTCGCCGATGCTGAGTTACACACCGTCGATGATCTTGTAGAACGAGTCATGGGGCTCGTAACGACCACGGGTGAGAAATTCCGCATCACCGGATCGTTGGGATGGGCGATGTCGGTGACGGATGGACGCGACTATCCAAGCTTGCTTGCTCATGCAGATGAAGCCCTTTATGCGGCAAAGGGGGCCGGTAAGGCACGTTCCTATCTTTTTGGAGGCATGGTGGCACGTTCGATCGCGCTACGCCGCCAGGTCCGTGATCGGCTTCCTGCTGCTATTGAGAGTGGCGAGCTATATTTTTTGCTGCAACCCAAAGTCAACGGTACGACCGGCTTGATCAACGGTGTCGAGCTATTGATGCGCTGGGACGGAGTGCCACTCGAATCGGTGCTGAAGGAGGTGAAGAGCGATCCAGTATTGGCACGTATGCTTGGCAATCATGCGATTCAAGCTGCCCTCGCTACGCATCACCGGCTTGCGGCCGCTGGATACCCCGATCTCAACGTATCACTTAATGTGACCCCGTCGCACTTCCTCTCCAGGCAATTCCCCCAGGATGTAGCGCTCTTTGCGGCCGAGGAGCCATGGCACTTCACGGTTGAGATCACTGAAGATGTCGCACTTGACGACTTAGCGGCTGCGCGTTCCACCATCGGTATGCTGCACTCAGTGGGTGTTGCGGTCTCCGTTGACGATTTCGGGACTGGTTACGCTTCGCTGAGCAATGTCGCCCTACTCGATGTTGATGAACTCAAGATCGATCGGTCCTTCATCTCGCGTTTTGGCATGGATGTCAACTCATTTGCGATCGTGAGCTCACTGAGTTTTCTCGCGAGAATAGCGGGAATCCGTGTTGTCGCAGAGGGTGTCGAGACGATTGATGAACTGTCACGCTGGATTCATTTGGGTGGCCAGTTGGTGCAGGGGTACCTCTATTCGCGCCCCGCTGACTTTGAAGCACTGCTTGTCGTTCTCAGTCGAGGCGAGTTGCTACACTTCCCCGGACGGGTCTTCGCTGTCGAGGATTTTCTCTTGCTCAATGATGCCTTGGTGGTTGAGCACCTCGATCAACGGCGTGAGGAGTCTTCCCAGGTCTGTGCCTTTTTCGATTGGTTCGCTATGCGCAGCGGTCGTTGGGGAGAGCTTGCGAGCTTTGCCACGTCGGCGGCAATGCATGAACAGCTTCACCGTCCTTCCGGAGTCGACGAGAGTTACCATGCCTTGGCCTCATACTGGGTCAGCCATGTCAAGGCCCTTCGTGATGACATCGCGAACTGTCTGCGTTGAGCTACGACCCGTGATTTGATCCGGGTGCTCTGCTGGAGCACCCGCGCTTTGCTAGGCTGACTGCCAGGAGGGCGATTGATGATGACGGATGAGCAAGAGGTACGCCAAGCGACGCTTCGGCTTCTCGAGGAGGTCGATTTCGAGAGGGTCGGGGGGATCGCATTCCGTGGTGAACAATACGATCGCGGTCTCGCCTTTGTACATCATCCGGTTGGTCTCGGTGGCCTTGCAGCGAGTCCCGCCCTGCAAGGGGTGATCGATGAGCTGCTGGCGAATGCGAATATCCCTCCCGCCTTTGCGAGTAACCCAATCGGCGTGGGAATGGGAGCTCCGACGGTGATGACCTATGGATCTGTCGATCTTAGGCAACGGTTGCTACGCCCGCTCTTTACTGGTGAAGAGATTTGGTGTCAGCTCTTCTCTGAGCCTGGAGCTGGGTCAGACGTCGCTTCCCTGGCGACGAGGGCGATTCGTGATGGGGATGAATGGATCCTGAACGGACAGAAAGTATGGACTACCCTCGCTCATGTTGCTCGTTGGGGAATGCTTGTCGCACGGAGCGATCCCGGAGCACCCAAGCACCGAGGGCTGACCTATTTTGTTTTGGATATGCGCGCAGTGGGTGTTGAGGTACGGCCATTACGACAGATCACCGGTGAGGCAGAGTTCAACGAGGTGTACCTCACGGATGTGCATATCCCCGACACGATGCGCCTTGGTGATATAGGCAAGGGGTGGTCGGTCGCGATCACCACCTTGATGAGCGAGCGAGCCTCGATCGGTGGTGTGGTAATGCCGAGAAGTAGTGGGGCTATCGCAGAGGCGATCGGAGCTTTTCGCACCATGGGGAGTCCGAGCAGCGGGCTCGATCA
This region includes:
- the gltX gene encoding glutamate--tRNA ligase encodes the protein MHPSRPEKVRFAPSPTGFFHVGSARTILYNWLVARQTHGSLLLRIDDTDTERNREEWVDGIYRAIQWLSLDWDEGPIRQSSRIEHYQSVAFDLLKSGHAYWCDCTRDAVEARKAPGTPPGYDGFCRDRGLEQGPGRALRFRVPDAEVIVSDLIRGEVTFPRGSIEDFIILKSSLAPLYVLANVIDDIDFAITTVLRAEEHLPTTPKAVLIHQALGAPIPQFGHLPVLVNEQRRKLSKRRDRVAVEDYRQLGYLPEPMINYLALLGWNPGDDREFFTLAELVQAFSLDRVGHSPAFFDEQRLLHFNKSYLASLPMASFATVARPFVAALITMHPDGEERFARIAPEVQTRIGTLSELPKMIGFLFTFAPDYVELVGKLRADDLSYLTQASATLLDLKDFTAGEIETCLRACADSLGTNLRKLQAPIRLAVTGAPVGPPLFSSMAILGQNECVARINALAQTAANSHP
- a CDS encoding EAL domain-containing protein produces the protein METRRVPGRVIKALRQLLPKLRELLEADLGSFHERDASEVDRIAQLITEEFIRLFSEHRIDYEVIARIGDVHLRMNIRPTWIDLIYSLYRTDLAGVLDESEQTLLLLHEKELLACTSEASMRLWSAREALQQTIVEVANLFDRYVQMPESLLIEQLVEMVQRATQAPLVYFATVLGTPATGLDEKISIVAAVGDGREYVADLDFRTDPNDLRGQGPVGIALRTGDVSLSSRDVESRFEPWIDKLKRYELGSAIVVPFPLSLNRSAALALYRRESDPMPVDIEDMMGALGSELGRLFEARTAFAHGRLLDRIMDAKIALQLSMTTDWVMAMGEVAQSIVGETSISQAALLCLDTQSGLLRCAGVWGELSDSARDELLTLEISVSDETGPPGPSVTCFRSQREIVTNGLIGRSQSYELNEMAALLAHGSAVLRLPIVMSGRSQGVIIFAIDDQADQGIGEDVVHSIDELIRQAIARVEHNRSEWENRWLNNLTLTVLQSASIMVSARTEVELLQSFCDVLVTESVFTSSWVAVPNPDMNRLVPLASAGRGAEEVGALMVPLDLVGDGGPLALRAIRSDAVVWNQDELGDVTVSPWIDFLRTFGWNCGVSLPIHRDGKVFAAITVMSQVTNTVTPAVLSLLETVVKMIEQGIADLNLKQALERERNVQRIAARTDMLTGLDNRLAFEEKVRHLLVAGREVAIGILDLDGFKELNDTAGHWAGDKFLEALGAGLRSLITGDDFVSRLGGDEFGFCVADAELHTVDDLVERVMGLVTTTGEKFRITGSLGWAMSVTDGRDYPSLLAHADEALYAAKGAGKARSYLFGGMVARSIALRRQVRDRLPAAIESGELYFLLQPKVNGTTGLINGVELLMRWDGVPLESVLKEVKSDPVLARMLGNHAIQAALATHHRLAAAGYPDLNVSLNVTPSHFLSRQFPQDVALFAAEEPWHFTVEITEDVALDDLAAARSTIGMLHSVGVAVSVDDFGTGYASLSNVALLDVDELKIDRSFISRFGMDVNSFAIVSSLSFLARIAGIRVVAEGVETIDELSRWIHLGGQLVQGYLYSRPADFEALLVVLSRGELLHFPGRVFAVEDFLLLNDALVVEHLDQRREESSQVCAFFDWFAMRSGRWGELASFATSAAMHEQLHRPSGVDESYHALASYWVSHVKALRDDIANCLR
- a CDS encoding acyl-CoA dehydrogenase family protein; its protein translation is MMTDEQEVRQATLRLLEEVDFERVGGIAFRGEQYDRGLAFVHHPVGLGGLAASPALQGVIDELLANANIPPAFASNPIGVGMGAPTVMTYGSVDLRQRLLRPLFTGEEIWCQLFSEPGAGSDVASLATRAIRDGDEWILNGQKVWTTLAHVARWGMLVARSDPGAPKHRGLTYFVLDMRAVGVEVRPLRQITGEAEFNEVYLTDVHIPDTMRLGDIGKGWSVAITTLMSERASIGGVVMPRSSGAIAEAIGAFRTMGSPSSGLDQLMQLWCSAEALRLTSLRAAAQRQQGNPGPEGSVVKLANAELNQKIYEYCIDIQQDASLLYPDYTMRRPEFAGVHGDTSSRTMTQAFLRSRANTIEGGTSEVMRNILGERVLGLPGEPRSDKELPWSQIPG
- a CDS encoding acyl-CoA dehydrogenase family protein, yielding MTNFALNEEHKQFRSVLRSFAENRIAPHAQEVDESASFPWKSFEACKEMELPALGIPEAYGGAGADGITNAIMVEELARVCASTSLTMLISKLGMTPVIYWGSEELKRKYLPRVASGDAQASYCLSEPDAGSDVAAMTTRAVRDGDDYVLTGTKYWITNAGISDTYTVFAKTDPKAGHRGITAFLVEADWGVKVAKLEKKLGVRGSPTGEITFDEVRVPVANRIGEEGQGFYIAMGTLDRSRPTIGAQAVGIATGAIDYAADYIKNRQQFGRAIADNQGIQFMLADMATRVEAARGLVYQACQLIDNDPDGQLTKYGAMAKMFASDVAMSTTIDALQLLGGYGYTKDFPLERMMRDAKITQIYEGTNQVQRIVIARQVLGGK
- a CDS encoding 3-hydroxybutyryl-CoA dehydrogenase, producing MIQRLGVIGAGLMGSGIAEVASRRGIDVIVIEADAGAAQAGLARITKSLDRGVRSGKLDEKSREEALSHVLVTTDMEQLGDRELVIEAVIEDETTKLAVFKRIDTIVEDPTAVLASNTSSIPIMKLAMATGRPEQVVGIHFFNPVPVMPLVEVVTSLMTNAKVEQQANEFAAGQLGKHVIKSKDRAGFIVNALLIPYLLSAVRMFESGFATAEDIDTGMVDGCAHPMGPLALADLIGLDTTMAVAESLYEEFKEPLYAPPPLLSRMCEAGLLGRKAGRGFYQYN